The genomic interval aaattagataaaatttgatatatatatatattatgttctgttttgtttagggtccactcgctcaaccgccctcaagacgtgatgcgtcaaaggggaaagctccgatgctttctccacaaagccgtggtgcacgggaagatgagttgttcacggaagagaagatggcgttgatccctaattcgctgaaatggatgattcatgaattcctaaggctcaaagataaacgtgatataatcacaatttctgtcccccgaggattcattgcaccgcgtacccagatcattttatctggagaggatttgcagcaggttgctacgtgtaactacatcggcaactgtggaatgctgtttggaatgatgtatactcttctttaatctaattaaccttatatcaaattatagttaaattattataaggcactaacacttttttttggcaggcacatatgggagagcatcaacggtctgagaaaaattttcaagttttacgacccagagcttctcacagtgcatgggatcagcgatgaagaacagagtcagtcttttgacgatgcggcaagacgattggctaattggttatcattaatgaacagcaaccaccaaatgttctttattccttggaatatcgggtaaactttattaaattctttagtgctaattgttcatttctatattatgtcttcaaattatttttatactatcttacttatattccaatataattttctaggatgcattggacgctagtggtggttgcgccaaagaaaattatccatttaaaccctctaaaaggccgcccaattcccgaagaaatagaacaaatgatcggaaggtaattatttaatgacttcttatgtaacgaatttaaattaactaacgaattgaaatgctaatataatttttccaaacagggcattcatgtatataggggacgcacatcagtatcttggcccgtggcaaggaattgcacaagcaaactgtccaagacaacctaaaagccaagaatgcggtttttatgttttgaaatatatgactgacatcgtcgcacgtgccaaccccaaccgttacatagaagatcaaaaagctgtaagttttaattattgatcatagtatataaattttataataacaaatatataatatacatatacataaactaatataaatttttaatttttttaacagtttgggggtaagaagcaatacgatccaaaaacagaaattttaccactacagcgaaagtggatcgaacaattgatggcggtgattcacggtgacgattgaggctcaaaggtcgaagaatttttcttcattatgtaatttttatagattaacttgtaattagatttattaacttattaatatttttaactaattttacatgtttgtgtaatatttaattatttttatgaaatcaaattatgtttttacccaaatttaattactatttaatttaaaatgtaattaatatataattaaattaaataaatatgtaatttaaaatttaaataaatatgtaatttaaattaaataaatatgtatataaattaataaatataaaattaaaataatataattaaattaaaaaaaatgaaaaaaactgaaatctgaggagttttggcgtcggttcctacgccacatatggcgtcggttattggctaggaaccgacgccatatgtacccctatggcgtcggttcttagctaggaaccgacgccatatgtacccctatggcgtcggttcaaatcaaaccctttagcgtcgccctgataggcgtcggtagcgaatttcgcgaaaaccgacgcctaaagggcttaaaaaccgcctctaaagggtgtttttgtagtagtgtctaggaaactttattcacatagtcatgtttactttccaatgtgttgacggcacaataaacaggatcaagtatgtgaaaagggtttcagatgaatctatacattatgtacatataatcatgaaataaatcatgtgaaccatgcaacattaaatgttatttctgatctatattaataagtaaatctgattatattgaaatgagttttatttagggcataaaacccaacaaactcccacttgcactaatataaaacaaaaaagtgcgtttcaaataatctcaacaccttgatatacaaatcaagtgtagtagtagtaaactcctcgtaataggatctgaaaggttgaattaaccacaatcttttctccactattactcctcctttaatcacaaaatcattgataatgtgaaattcccctctatatgtctactctcttgggatactggattctatatctttggcaactacatttggttaatcaggaaattaacactagtagtttaaggcaatttagaatgatgccaaaaatgtatagaacttttcttagactgaataagtacctttcctgcaaccttaacattcagtccctctctgatagacctagagacttcagataggtttttacacttctccaaaatcactattccacccccagagtaaccaccatcttatcagaaagatttactagcacaaaggcaaatttcgaaatctgatatggtgtagtctaagagttttaaacacacccttatagactaacatatagttcctcttcttaatcttaggatttacttgattgtcttccaatgttcttctcctggattaatctgatacctactcattactcccactcaacagcaggtgtctggtctaaggcatacaaaagcatatctaagacctctcactgttgatataagaaattctttcatggctttatcttttctggaatagttaagacttttccttagataaataaaatctatacctaagaagttgtgaagcttctaagACCACTCaacattagagtaagtaattaccaggtataccacaagccataggtttagataaactcaaacctataatactaggaacaggaagttttgttaagtccattgaatggacttataaacgaaaatttccttttatgtccttgtaatagaaaactttaggttactccatgtgaatggattaaaccatagttctattggctttcttcttagtttcttatcttaacaatccattacttgtttaaactcacaatggatattaatcactagtgtctcccaagtcataagaaggtgagttcctagaaactctcccactacgacaaggcaccgtgaattatgtctaagaaaactaaatggtattgatctcttcggttgtgacaagacaacagaggcagtgggatcatcatatgttatataagatgatagaacacttttggaatcaagaattaaatatctcctttatttgctacttgtttttcagacttagtcattttcttagaaaagtagtatttgtttgaacaaacactttcttatctattgacaatgggatggtccacccctaatcacttagaatagctaacaaaccatggttaacagttctagcttttcttaagattttgattaggtcatccatgaatctagtaatgatttacattaagtacccaaccattacatcattctgaaattgtattaccatagaaggatttaggcaacgactagtaactaatcatcaata from Cannabis sativa cultivar Pink pepper isolate KNU-18-1 chromosome 4, ASM2916894v1, whole genome shotgun sequence carries:
- the LOC133036677 gene encoding uncharacterized protein LOC133036677, which produces MMHIWESINGLRKIFKFYDPELLTVHGISDEEQSQSFDDAARRLANWLSLMNSNHQMFFIPWNIGMHWTLVVVAPKKIIHLNPLKGRPIPEEIEQMIGRAFMYIGDAHQYLGPWQGIAQANCPRQPKSQECGFYVLKYMTDIVARANPNRYIEDQKAFGGKKQYDPKTEILPLQRKWIEQLMAVIHGDD